In the Castor canadensis chromosome 1, mCasCan1.hap1v2, whole genome shotgun sequence genome, agaatttagttttttaagttccctatatattctggttatcagtcctttgtctgatgtatagctggcaaatattttctcccactctgtgggtgttctcctcagtttagagaccatttcttttgatgaacgaagctttttagctttatgaggtcccatttatctatgctatctcttagttgctgtgctgctgggcttccattgagaaagttcttacctatacctactaactccagagtatttcctactctttcctgtatcaactttagagtttggggtctggtattaagatctttgatccattttgagttaatattgttgtgggtgatatacatggatctagtttcagttttttgcagactgctaaccagttttcccagcagtttttgttgaagaggctgtcttttctccatcatatatttttagcacctttgtcaaagacaagttagttatagttgtgtggcttcatatctgggtcctctattctgttccactgtttttgtgccagtaccatgctgtttttattgttattgctttgtaatatagtttgaagttgggtatcgtgatacctccaacattgttcttttgactgagtattgccttggctatttgtggtctcctgtgtttccatataaatttcacagtacgtttttcaatgtctttaatgaatgtcattggatttttgatgggaattgcattaaacatgtagattacttttgggagtatagacatttttactatgttgattctaccaatccatgagtattggagatctctccactttctatagtcttcctcaatctctttcttcagaagtttatagttttccttgtagaggtcattcacatcttttgttaggtttacacctaggtatttgattttttttgaggctattgtaaatggaattgttttcatacattctttctcagtttgttcattattagtgtatagaaatgctaatgatttttctatgttgattttatatcctactaccttgctgtagctattgatgatgtctagaagcttctgagtagagtcatctgcaaatagggatattttgacagtttctttacctacttgtattcctcttattccttcttcttgcctaattgctctggctaggaattccagtactatgttgaataggagtggagatagtgggcatccttgtctggttcatgattttagagggaatggtttcagtttttctccattaagtataatgctggctgtaggtttgtcatatatagtttttataatgttgaggtactttccttctattcctagttttcttagagcttttatcatgaaatggtgttggatcttatcaaaggctttttctgcatgtattgagatgatcaagtggtttttgtctttgcttctgttaatgtggtttattacatttattgatttttgtacattgaaccacccctgcattcctgggatgaatcctacttggtcgtggtgaataatctttttgatgtgttgaattctgtttgccattattttgttgaggatttttacatcaatgttcattaaggagattggcctatagttttcctttttggaggtgtctttgcctggttttgggataagtataatactggcttcataaaatgtgttaggcagttttccttccctttctatttcatggaacagtttaaggagggttggtatcagttcttctttaaaggtctgatagaattcagcagagaatccatcaggtcctggacttttctttttagggagactcttgattgctgcttcaatttcattttatgttatagatctattcaggtgattaatatcctcttggctcagttttggatggtcatatgtatctagaaatctgtccatttctttaagattttcgaatttatttgaatataggttctcaaagtagtctctgatgatttcctggacttccatggtgtttgttgttatctccccttttgcattcctgattctattgatttgggttttttctctcctcattttagtcaggtttgccaagggtctgtcaatcttgtttattttttcaaagaaccaactttttgtttcattaattctttgtatggtttttgtggtttctatatagttgatttcagctcttatttttttttctctcctatttgttttaggattttcttgttcttgtttatctaggagtttgagatgtatcattaggtcattgatttttgatctttcagtctttttaatatatgcaatcatggctataaactttcctttcagaactgcctttgctgtgtcccataggttctggtaggttgtgttttcatttttgttgacttccaggaactttttaatttcctcttttatttcctcattaagtaatgagttatttactttccagctgtttgcatgctttttgtctttacttttgttgttgagttctacttttattgtattgtgatcagatagaagcatggtataatttctattttcttatagttgctgaggcttggtttgtgccctaggatatgatctactttggagaaggttctatgggctgctgagaataatatatattgtgtagtAGTTGGATAGAACATTCTGTAgtcatcaactaggtccatttgatctatggcatattttagatctaggatttctttattgattttttgtttggatgacctatctactgatgataatggggtgttaaagtctcccacaaccactgtgttggcgttaatatatgcttttaggtccttcatggtatgtttgatgaaattgggtgtgttgacattgggtgcatataggttgataattgttatttccttttggagttTTCCCCCTTTTAATAGTAttttaatgtccttctttatctcttttgatcaatgtaggtttgaagtctactttgtcagagacaaatattgctaatcctgccttttttgggggggccattggcttggtaaatcttattccagcctttcatcttaaacctatgcttatttctgtcagtgagatgggtctcctgtaagcaacaaatttttggatcttcctttttaatccatttcatcaaacagtgctttttgatgggggaattaagtccattaacattaactgttagtactgataggtatgtggtgattcctgtcatttagttgtcttagttgtttgaaggtttgattgtgtgtacctacattgaggttactctctactttctagttttttcttttcctgtagtttggtgccacctgccctttcatggttatgttgggtttcaccttctgtgtgcagaatcccttgaataatcttttgtagtggtggttttgtagTTATgtattgtcttagtttctgcttatcatagaagacttttattgctccatctattttgaatgatagttttgctgggtagagtatcctggggttgaagttattttcattcagtgcccggatgatctcaccccaagctcttgcttttaatttttctgttgagaagtctgctgtgattttgttgggcttacctttgtatgttatttgtttttttctctcttacagtcttcaatattctttccctagtttctgtacttgttgttttaatgatgatatgtcgtggggtagttctattttgatctggtctgtttggtgttctggaggcctcttgcatctgtatgggaatagctttctctagatttgcgaaattttctgttattattttgttgaatatattatgcattccctttgcttgcacctcttctctttcttcaatgcccatgattcttaggtttggtcttttgatggagtctgtgagttcttgcattttcttttcacaggtattgagttgtttaactaatagttcttcagttttttctttaattaccatttcatctcaagttctgagattctgtcttctgtttgttctattctgctgaattggccttctgttttgttttggaattctgttccattcttttttcttaggttttccatgtcctgagtcccttcctctttaatgttgtctatttttgtcctgagttcatttatctcgttatttatcgtgttctttgtttcactttggtgttcatacattgcttctatagtttcttttatttgttcttgtgctttctgaaattttctatttttgttgtcttggaatttcttgagtgtctcctgcacattttggttgactatatccagtatcatctctataaaattctcactgattacctgtagtatttcttcttttagattgttcttgtggtcttcattgggttctttggcatagtttatcttcattttgttggagtctggatctgagtatctgttttcttcattcccctctggttcctgtagtaactttttgctgtgggaaaactggtttcctttttttttctgtcttcccatcattgcccttggtgttgttattgtccctgtattgtATGCAATGATGTATTTTcttgcttgtaataataacaatggtgatatttagaatggaagggtgagagaagatggaaagcaaagcagttaaaggaaaagggaaaaacaaaaaaaacaagtagaaaaaaacaaacaacaaaaaaagtttcaaaaatataaacagggagagattgtgtactaatcaacagtaagctgaacaggcattagagagacagaaagaattgaaaataaaaaataagagaaataaaaaagtaaagaaaataaaaataaaaaataaataaaaaaagaaaaaatatatatgttaaaaaaaaagtctccaagttcaaattcaataaagtttcagtcttcataattttggtgttcgtccctcagcctccaatcctggagatggtgtctcagaagtagttctatcattgtctcatcaaaggggaacaaaaactaacaacaaaacaaaacaaaacagcacaaagcaaaaaaaaaaaaaacccacaaagtgtctcgagttcaaatgcaatacagtttcagtaagtttttcagcatgcaggtgtagttcagttattgtctcctcaaagggagagagaaaaataaaaaagaatctggggactgttctgtgaatggctagcTGCGACTGTGGCTTGCATgcctgttgctggaggctttatttatgcagatctcaggagtgagcttaacactcaactggccctgcaggctttgtttactcagagttctcctggatggaatcaccactgttacaagcatttctctttccaagcacactgggggaggtgacactgtacccgctttctcaggcctgtgtgtttatttacagctcatgtgggaagtgggtctttcccccctcctgtggagttttcctcccactgccacttttacaagcttcccACTCCTGCTttctgggtgtgtgccaccactcctgccttccccagccagcttgtgagggattcccctttCCCCCTTCGGTGTTCAGGGTGCCCCGCTctctttgttatgtgtctttttgttgttattgcttatttttcattttttttcttttttctctgggtgggggtcggtctgtccagggggctatgctgatctggcccagggttgtctgtgggagtactgcataccacttagctcaccttatggtccacgtcttcccaagccatctgtgtgctggcatctggtggcagcccgggggccctcctggtttctccatttaatgtgaattggagatgctatgcacaggctggagatgtgggggagtcaaagttttgcctcttctcggtggtttttcctgtaaggtgtatctccagcatctctccaagattttactttaggaagcacgctttctgcttcctccctctagctaccATGTTGGAATCTCCTCTAGTTACATCTTGAGATCTTGCAATTTAGgactttaacatatgaatttcaggTAGAAATAACTCAGACAACAGCATCTATTTAATCATAATCCTATCAACCATTTATTCATATAATTAACATAAATTTTAtagcaaaaattttattttgagaatagtaatatttatttatagtctCTAAGGAGAAACTCTCAAAgggaagagatggagaaagagagagagaaaattataattaatctTTCAATACATGAAAGATCATAGAGATTGATTCCCATTACAAGGGAAAAATTTGGTCTGCTTTAACTCCTAACCATGAAGCTTTTGTAGGGGAAAGACAGACTATGATGTAGAGAAAGTAGAATTCACAACGTCTAAAGTGAATGATGTTAAACTGTTCAGGTTTTGAGATAAACCAAACCTGCATGTGGTTCTGGGCTTTGATTTAATAGATATGTGATATTACTTATAGTAATTAATCTCACTGAAACTACTCTAAAAGGTTTACATGAAATTTGGACAGGAAATAATCCCTTTTTATAATAATAAGTATGCTGAATAAAACTAGCTTGAGAAAGTTCAAATTTTAACAAGATAATTGATATTCAACATTTTACTAgacatgcattttaaaatgtgtgttatAAGCATTCTTTTCAATTAATGTTCAGATAAAAACTGACactaaaagtaattaaaaaacaagagcaaTTAAAACAAGTTAGCACTTACATGGTGTAGGTAATAACAAACCAAGTAATCTGAGGAATTGAAAAGAGATTATCCAATGGCAAACCCCATTTACCACAACAGTGCAGAGGTGAGAATCATGGGGGTACAATGCCAGTTCCCAGGTACTATCTTGCAgggcacacacatatatatagctTGTAGGAGATAAGAATGGGGGTTATATCCCTATCTAAGCCTGCAGCCAGTGCTACTAAGCATGAGTGTAGCTGGAAATTATACCAGAGCAGGCCAAGCTTGTGTTAAGTTGGCTTAGACAGAAGGAAGGGTTGCAGTGCTCTCCTTACAACAAAAGAATTATCttagaagaaaaagagggagaggactCCCTCCTTTGAACTTCCCAAAGGCCCAAGTTCATTATGGGAGGAACTGAAGAAGGAGTAAGTATGTGTAAAGAAGAGCTGAGCAAAGCAGGTACTGACAACATTCTCATGGTGCTTAAACAAGAAGGCAACCAGGACACTAGAAGGGTAGAAATCTATTTGGATGTATGTTTAAATGACTCTACATATTTGAAATACATTATCCATAACTTTGTATGTGTTCATATTCACATTTGTCTGTGCAAAATCATGCAAACCTGGTTCTCAGAGCTTTATTTCTTGCTGCCTTCCTGACAGGGACAGTTGAGGCTGTAAAGCTGATCCGTCCTTTCATGTAGTCAATTTTCTCATAGCAACACTAATTCTATGTACTTCTGTTTCATGATCAAATACTATATCACTgtgttttgcttaaaaaaatcttcctttttgTATCTGGAGTCAGGCCAAggtaaatagaaaaggaagaaattgctGAGTCACACCATTTTCCTTCTTGTGACTACTCAAGTCCTAGAGGAGGGCATCTATCTTCCAGAGAATATAAAGTGCTATAGATCCTTCCTTCCTGTGTTAATGCACAGAAATGAATTGACATAAACTGGCCAACTGGGACACACAAACCAAAGCAAGCACGGAATAGCAAATACACATACGTAGGGGACATCAAAAACAGTGAGAAAGAACAATGgcagtgtgtatttgtgtgactGTGTTTTCAGGCATTGTTTGAAATGCCTAGATGTAGGTGAGTGAATCTCCTTGTGGAGAAACATACAATGATGCATGTCTCCCTCCCACTTCCTCACCTGtgtaatatataaaattactCAAGTAAGAAATCAAGTTCTTTGACTAGTTACTTAGACGGTGAGTGATAACCTTCAATGACAGCTTCCTCTTTTAAGGATTATCATGAATATTTTTGTATTGCTTTAATTTGATTCCTTTCCACAAATGTCTAGGGCACCTGctctttttcttaatttggtTGGTATGTGCTTAGCAAGCAATGAAGACATCATATGGGGTGTGGGTATGAATATGTATAAATTTGTTGCAAATGAGCAAAAATTATgattataaaaaataacaaagataaattaaaatCTAAGTTTCATAGAAAtggtgaacttgctcaaagtacTCTGTATGCATCTATGGCATTATGAGACcccctttgtactattaatgcatgctaatgaAAATAGTTCAAAAAGTACAATCATTAATTAAATTCACTGACCAGAGAATTGAAAGATGAAACTTGTGTACTCTTTTAGAGTctcttaaataataataattaatatttaccTGAGAACTGTGTATTTGTCACACTGAGTTAGAGATTTACATGAATTACCTCAATTAATCTTCACAACATCCCTATGAGGAAAGAAGATATTACAATTACCTCCATGCCCATTTTTCAATTGAGGAAACTGAAGAACAGAGAGATAGAtaactttcccaaagtcacacagcctgTATGTTAACAGagctaatttttttgttgttgataatCATTAAGAGCATGCTACTTTCCCACAGCATAGctgaaacaaatgaataaataaaaatacgtGGACTTTTGGCCAAACCGTCTTCCCTCCATGCTAACTTAATCCTTCTGAAAACAGCTAAGTGACTTTACAAATTCAAACTTCTTAAAGATACGTTGGTGGATTTGCTTAGTCTTGATGCTATGGACAATGGGGTTCGTGAGAGGTGGTACAGCAGATACACATAGGACATTAGCAGGTGTACAATATGCGGCAGCTGTTCACCAAAGCGATGCACAAGAGACAAGCCAATCATGGGGATGTAGAAAAGCAGCACAGCACAGATGTGGGAGACACAGGTGTTGAGGGCCTGGAGGTGCTCCTGGTGGGAAGCTTTGCTCAGCACAGTGTGGAGGATAAGGGCATATGAGAGAAAGATGAGCAGGGAGTCCACACCCACGGTGCAGGCCACAACAAAGAGCCCGTAGACGGGATTGACAATAATGTTAGAGCAGGCCAGCTTCATAATCTCTAGGTGCAGACTGTAGGCATGGGCCAGCACATGGGAGCGGCAGTACTGGAAGCACTTAAGAAGGAATGGCAAGGGGAAGATAAGAAGGGTGCTTCTGACCACTGAGCCCAGCCCCATCTTGACAATCCGCACAGGCGTCAGGATGGTGGAGTAGCGCAGCGGGTTGCAAATGGCGACATAGCTGTCAACGCACATGGACAGGAGAACAGATGAATCCACTAGAGACAAGGTGTGGATGAAGAAGAGCTGAATGAAGCAGGCTGGGATGCCAATTTCTCTGGCATCAAACCAGAAGATGCCCAGGACAGTGGGTAATGTGGAGAGGCAAAGGCCCAAGTCTGTGAGGGCTAGCACGACCAAGAAATAGTACATGGGTTCATGGAGGGTAGCCTCAGTACATATGATGTGGAGGATAGTAAGGTTCCCCAAAATAACTGCCAAGTAGATGGAGCAAAAGGGAAGAGAGATCCAGCCATGGAGATCTTCCAGACCTTGGAAGCCTGTCAGGAAGAAAGTGGCTTTTTGGAGGCTGCTGTTGTAAACGATGGTCATGATATTACAATCTTGGATTCACAACCTGAGATACAGAATGAGATCCAGGAGAGTGACAGGATTGAGTCCTCAGTCACATAAATACACCAAGACTAGTGAGTCAGAAAGGGTCTGCAGATGGTCCAGAGAGAATTGGGGCCTTATCTTCTAGCCTTTTccaggggaaaagggagggagctTTAATAGTGGATTACTATAGCCCAAGGTTGCCGTGAAATTTACTTATGTGCTATGTCCACCTCAgagagcactttttcatgtgatcTACCCTGAAAAATTCTCCAATTCAATGAGTAAAACATTCAGAATCTTTATCATATATATAGCGAAGTAGCACTACGCGTCACTCTGAACACTTTTGTGGTAGGATCAGATGTAAATAATGTGTCTTCAAATGTATTTGTAATCTGCCTgggtattttgtttcatttcaagGTGCTTAGACTACAGGAGGTATTAGAGAACATGTTTAGTAAATGTTGAAGTCCTTGAACGTGAAATTTGTGGCCAGAGTGACACATTTTTCTGAATCTATGCAACATCCTTAGTGGGTAAGGAAGTAAATGGCAGTACAAAAAATCTACAGTCTGAGACTAAGTAACATCAAAGAAGCAGCTGAGGCttctgaaaatgaataaataattctaGGAAAGGAGGCTTTGAGACTTAGTTCTGGGAGACACCAAGAGAGATGTGCCTCCAATTGCAGAGTGGTAAAGCCAGGACTCAGTATAGAGATGGGATGCAGAAGAGGTGTGCATCAAGTCTGAAGCACAAAAGTTGAAGTAGAGCAATCTGAAATAACAGGGCAAAGCCTCTAATCTACCCTTGAACTGAAGCTAAGTCTGAAGGCACTCAAAGTGAGCTATGCCTCTGGGGCTTGGATTGATACGACTCACTATAATTCCTGAACTGGACTATCCTTTGCTCTGCCTTCAGAACAAATAACattgaaaactgtttttttttgtgtgtgtgtactataCATAAAAATGTAGTCTGACTAGTACAGTATTTATCACCTAATTTAATGCCAAAGAATTAAAATAGACAACATTTACTCAATACACCTGTTATGCTGGGTACAGGCAGCTCCCATCTGtgaatcctagctattcaggagacaccaacaaggaggatcttggtttgaggccagtttaagaaagaaaagcgacaccttattttaaaaatactcagcacacataagggctggtggagtggtttaagtggtagaatgctttcctagcaagcatgaggccctgagttcaaacccaaataccaaaataactaaataaatatacCTGTTggcttaaaaaatatataatgtgaATTATGTCATCCAACCCTGACACCAGTGCTATCAGATAGGTTCTGTTCTTAAGAGCATAATATAGGTGAGAAAATTATGGCACAGAGAGATAAACTTATCTGGGTCAACTTACAGAATACATACAGGTATGATGATATAATGCCAAATTCACATTATTGTCATTAGGCCATATTTCCTTCATTGTTGTATAGGAAATTAGCTGTTATAAGATTTAGACAATTAAAATACGGTTTCCTGTGTTGGACAAGTCTGTGTATAGACATCTCCATTACATGAATAACAGTAGATGAGCCAAGATTGATAACAATAGAGAAGAAATATTTTGGGGAATGAGTTCAGTTTAGGATATATACTGTTTGCAAGTTGAAAATGTAATTCCTGGGGCAAGTGCCTATGCTGATGTTTGCtttgggctctcatccaagtgagaGTGTGTGTTGTAGGAACCTGCCATGAGTATGGAGAAATTGCTAGGAGATAAAATGTGGGAAGGAGAGCCAGGGGCACAGAACACAGGACTGGAAGCTATTTGAATGAAAATAGGGCATAAattagaatgagaaaaaagacAGATAATAGTCAAAAAAGCAGGATGAAAAGGTTGTTATGTCAATAAAATCAAGTTAGCACTGTTGATTACAAAAAGATGAAGTTAGATAAGGGTTTTAAAGGGAACGTTGTACTTACAATCTCCATGAAgttatcactggttttcagagtATATTTTAAGAGACTGGAGATAATTTATGGATTTATTACTAGTGGGTGGGAAAGAATAAGTGAAAACtatattctgtgtattttttgCTCTAAAAAAGTCTATGGGTGAGTGAAGGCATCAATTTTATAAAGGAAGGAATGTAGGAAAttgagggtattttttttttttggtgggactgaggatTGAAAGCACTTGCAAGCaagatctctaccacttgagccacaccttcagttggAGAATATTCTTTCAAAGGCTTTCTTTTTCAACAAGGTAGAGGGACATTGAAggctgaaaataaagaaaaaataaaatattaaacccAACTTTGTCACTCACACTTCAAATCACAATAAtcataataagataataaaatgataattagTTTAGTAATAAAACACATCTTATTTTATGGTtccaaaagagaaacaagaaaaagatataaaaagggACAGCTAGTAAAAAGGAACAATGAAGGAAAGACATGGAACTTGGAGAGTGAGTAGGCTATGCATGAAAAAGTGAGCATCATAGGATTTGGAGAGCATGGTGAGGG is a window encoding:
- the Or51g1 gene encoding olfactory receptor 51G1, which produces MTIVYNSSLQKATFFLTGFQGLEDLHGWISLPFCSIYLAVILGNLTILHIICTEATLHEPMYYFLVVLALTDLGLCLSTLPTVLGIFWFDAREIGIPACFIQLFFIHTLSLVDSSVLLSMCVDSYVAICNPLRYSTILTPVRIVKMGLGSVVRSTLLIFPLPFLLKCFQYCRSHVLAHAYSLHLEIMKLACSNIIVNPVYGLFVVACTVGVDSLLIFLSYALILHTVLSKASHQEHLQALNTCVSHICAVLLFYIPMIGLSLVHRFGEQLPHIVHLLMSYVYLLYHLSRTPLSIASRLSKSTNVSLRSLNL